A genomic segment from Carassius auratus strain Wakin chromosome 25, ASM336829v1, whole genome shotgun sequence encodes:
- the LOC113043041 gene encoding protein NDRG4 isoform X3: MAGMKDQQFTEEKPLLPESRGQETEMAKGQCVHALPCATPSPPTARPPKRWHAIAQHWLGLTRRRTSGYFPENCETFVAEGDWKEHDIETPYGMLHVVIRGAPKGNKPAILTYHDVGLNHKLCFNTFFHNEDMQEITKHFVVCHVDAPGQHIGAPQMPQGYQYPTMDQLAGMLPSVVQHFGFKSIVGIGVGAGAYILAKFALIFPDLVEGLVLLNIDPNGKGWIDWAATKLSGLTSTLPDTVLAHLFSQEELMSNTEVVQTYRQQINNTINQFNLQLFWNMYNSRRDLEMNRSGSVLNAKTLRCPVMLVVGDNAPAEEGVVECNSKLDPTNTTFLKMADSGGMPQITQPGKLTEAFKYFLQGMGYIAYMKDRRMSGGPVPSASMTRLVRSRTASLTSGGSVDGSRNRACTHSDSTEGVGQVSHTMEVSC, encoded by the exons ATGGCTGGCATGAAGGATCAGCAGTTCACTGAAGAGAAACCGCTACTGCCAGAATCCAGGGGACAGGAAACAGagatg GCCAAAGGACAGTGTGTGCACGCGCTGCCCTGTGCTACACCCTCCCCCCCCACGGCTCGCCCCCCAAAACGCTGGCATGCCATCGCTCAACACTGGCTCGGCCTGACGCGCCGTCGGACCAGCGGGTACTTCCCG GAAAACTGTGAGACCTTTGTGGCAGAAGGAGACTGGAAg gAACATGACATTGAAACCCCTTATGGGATGTTGCATGTGGTGATCCGCGGGGCTCCCAAGGGAAACAAGCCAGCTATCCTGACCTACCATGATGTTGGGCTCAACC ACAAGCTGTGCTTCAACACCTTCTTCCACAATGAAGACATGCAGGAGATCACTAAGCATTTTGTGGTGTGCCACGTAGATGCCCCTGGCCAGCACATTGGTGCCCCTCAGATGCCACAAGG GTATCAGTATCCCACCATGGATCAGCTAGCTGGGATGCTTCCTAGTGTGGTGCAACACTTCGG CTTCAAGAGCATTGTTGGAATTGGAGTGGGGGCTGGTGCCTACATCCTAGCCAAATTTGCG CTGATTTTCCCTGATCTTGTGGAGGGTCTGGTTCTACTCAACATTGACCCCAATGGGAAAGGATGGATCGACTGGGCCGCCACAAAATTGTCAGGACTCACCAGTACTTTACCAGACACTGTCCTGGCCCACCTCTTCAGCCAG GAAGAGCTTATGAGCAACACAGAAGTGGTCCAGACTTACCGCCAACAGATCAACAACACCATCAACCAATTCAACCTGCAGCTCTTCTGGAACATGTACAACAG cCGCAGGGATTTGGAAATGAACCGCAGTGGCTCTGTGCTAAATGCTAAGACCCTGAG GTGCCcagtcatgctggtcgtaggtgaCAATGCTCCAGCTGAGGAAGGCGTG GTTGAGTGCAACTCTAAACTGGATCCAACCAACACCACATTCCTAAAG atGGCTGATTCCGGTGGAATGCCTCAGATTACACAG CCTGGAAAACTCACAGAGGCGTTCAAGTACTTCCTGCAGGGAATGGGTTACA TTGCTTATATGAAGGATCGGAGAATGAGTGGGGGGCCAG TGCCTTCGGCCAGTATGACCCGTCTTGTTCGCTCGCGAACGGCCTCTCTGACCAGCGGCGGCTCTGTGGATGGTTCTCGTAACCGCGCATGCACACACTCAGACAGCACTGAGGGCGTCGGGCAGGTCAGCCACACCATGGAAGTGTCCTGCTGA
- the LOC113043041 gene encoding protein NDRG4 isoform X2: MGPGLFWNFPSKTSCTVPQSLLQTMLLSRMAGMKDQQFTEEKPLLPESRGQETEMAKGQCVHALPCATPSPPTARPPKRWHAIAQHWLGLTRRRTSGYFPENCETFVAEGDWKEHDIETPYGMLHVVIRGAPKGNKPAILTYHDVGLNHKLCFNTFFHNEDMQEITKHFVVCHVDAPGQHIGAPQMPQGYQYPTMDQLAGMLPSVVQHFGFKSIVGIGVGAGAYILAKFALIFPDLVEGLVLLNIDPNGKGWIDWAATKLSGLTSTLPDTVLAHLFSQEELMSNTEVVQTYRQQINNTINQFNLQLFWNMYNSRRDLEMNRSGSVLNAKTLRCPVMLVVGDNAPAEEGVVECNSKLDPTNTTFLKMADSGGMPQITQPGKLTEAFKYFLQGMGYMPSASMTRLVRSRTASLTSGGSVDGSRNRACTHSDSTEGVGQVSHTMEVSC; this comes from the exons GTTGCTCTCCAGGATGGCTGGCATGAAGGATCAGCAGTTCACTGAAGAGAAACCGCTACTGCCAGAATCCAGGGGACAGGAAACAGagatg GCCAAAGGACAGTGTGTGCACGCGCTGCCCTGTGCTACACCCTCCCCCCCCACGGCTCGCCCCCCAAAACGCTGGCATGCCATCGCTCAACACTGGCTCGGCCTGACGCGCCGTCGGACCAGCGGGTACTTCCCG GAAAACTGTGAGACCTTTGTGGCAGAAGGAGACTGGAAg gAACATGACATTGAAACCCCTTATGGGATGTTGCATGTGGTGATCCGCGGGGCTCCCAAGGGAAACAAGCCAGCTATCCTGACCTACCATGATGTTGGGCTCAACC ACAAGCTGTGCTTCAACACCTTCTTCCACAATGAAGACATGCAGGAGATCACTAAGCATTTTGTGGTGTGCCACGTAGATGCCCCTGGCCAGCACATTGGTGCCCCTCAGATGCCACAAGG GTATCAGTATCCCACCATGGATCAGCTAGCTGGGATGCTTCCTAGTGTGGTGCAACACTTCGG CTTCAAGAGCATTGTTGGAATTGGAGTGGGGGCTGGTGCCTACATCCTAGCCAAATTTGCG CTGATTTTCCCTGATCTTGTGGAGGGTCTGGTTCTACTCAACATTGACCCCAATGGGAAAGGATGGATCGACTGGGCCGCCACAAAATTGTCAGGACTCACCAGTACTTTACCAGACACTGTCCTGGCCCACCTCTTCAGCCAG GAAGAGCTTATGAGCAACACAGAAGTGGTCCAGACTTACCGCCAACAGATCAACAACACCATCAACCAATTCAACCTGCAGCTCTTCTGGAACATGTACAACAG cCGCAGGGATTTGGAAATGAACCGCAGTGGCTCTGTGCTAAATGCTAAGACCCTGAG GTGCCcagtcatgctggtcgtaggtgaCAATGCTCCAGCTGAGGAAGGCGTG GTTGAGTGCAACTCTAAACTGGATCCAACCAACACCACATTCCTAAAG atGGCTGATTCCGGTGGAATGCCTCAGATTACACAG CCTGGAAAACTCACAGAGGCGTTCAAGTACTTCCTGCAGGGAATGGGTTACA TGCCTTCGGCCAGTATGACCCGTCTTGTTCGCTCGCGAACGGCCTCTCTGACCAGCGGCGGCTCTGTGGATGGTTCTCGTAACCGCGCATGCACACACTCAGACAGCACTGAGGGCGTCGGGCAGGTCAGCCACACCATGGAAGTGTCCTGCTGA
- the LOC113043041 gene encoding protein NDRG4 isoform X4 produces the protein MGPGLFWNFPSKTSCTVPQSLLQTMLLSRMAGMKDQQFTEEKPLLPESRGQETEMENCETFVAEGDWKEHDIETPYGMLHVVIRGAPKGNKPAILTYHDVGLNHKLCFNTFFHNEDMQEITKHFVVCHVDAPGQHIGAPQMPQGYQYPTMDQLAGMLPSVVQHFGFKSIVGIGVGAGAYILAKFALIFPDLVEGLVLLNIDPNGKGWIDWAATKLSGLTSTLPDTVLAHLFSQEELMSNTEVVQTYRQQINNTINQFNLQLFWNMYNSRRDLEMNRSGSVLNAKTLRCPVMLVVGDNAPAEEGVVECNSKLDPTNTTFLKMADSGGMPQITQPGKLTEAFKYFLQGMGYIAYMKDRRMSGGPVPSASMTRLVRSRTASLTSGGSVDGSRNRACTHSDSTEGVGQVSHTMEVSC, from the exons GTTGCTCTCCAGGATGGCTGGCATGAAGGATCAGCAGTTCACTGAAGAGAAACCGCTACTGCCAGAATCCAGGGGACAGGAAACAGagatg GAAAACTGTGAGACCTTTGTGGCAGAAGGAGACTGGAAg gAACATGACATTGAAACCCCTTATGGGATGTTGCATGTGGTGATCCGCGGGGCTCCCAAGGGAAACAAGCCAGCTATCCTGACCTACCATGATGTTGGGCTCAACC ACAAGCTGTGCTTCAACACCTTCTTCCACAATGAAGACATGCAGGAGATCACTAAGCATTTTGTGGTGTGCCACGTAGATGCCCCTGGCCAGCACATTGGTGCCCCTCAGATGCCACAAGG GTATCAGTATCCCACCATGGATCAGCTAGCTGGGATGCTTCCTAGTGTGGTGCAACACTTCGG CTTCAAGAGCATTGTTGGAATTGGAGTGGGGGCTGGTGCCTACATCCTAGCCAAATTTGCG CTGATTTTCCCTGATCTTGTGGAGGGTCTGGTTCTACTCAACATTGACCCCAATGGGAAAGGATGGATCGACTGGGCCGCCACAAAATTGTCAGGACTCACCAGTACTTTACCAGACACTGTCCTGGCCCACCTCTTCAGCCAG GAAGAGCTTATGAGCAACACAGAAGTGGTCCAGACTTACCGCCAACAGATCAACAACACCATCAACCAATTCAACCTGCAGCTCTTCTGGAACATGTACAACAG cCGCAGGGATTTGGAAATGAACCGCAGTGGCTCTGTGCTAAATGCTAAGACCCTGAG GTGCCcagtcatgctggtcgtaggtgaCAATGCTCCAGCTGAGGAAGGCGTG GTTGAGTGCAACTCTAAACTGGATCCAACCAACACCACATTCCTAAAG atGGCTGATTCCGGTGGAATGCCTCAGATTACACAG CCTGGAAAACTCACAGAGGCGTTCAAGTACTTCCTGCAGGGAATGGGTTACA TTGCTTATATGAAGGATCGGAGAATGAGTGGGGGGCCAG TGCCTTCGGCCAGTATGACCCGTCTTGTTCGCTCGCGAACGGCCTCTCTGACCAGCGGCGGCTCTGTGGATGGTTCTCGTAACCGCGCATGCACACACTCAGACAGCACTGAGGGCGTCGGGCAGGTCAGCCACACCATGGAAGTGTCCTGCTGA
- the LOC113043041 gene encoding protein NDRG4 isoform X8 — protein sequence MPECWDGEHDIETPYGMLHVVIRGAPKGNKPAILTYHDVGLNHKLCFNTFFHNEDMQEITKHFVVCHVDAPGQHIGAPQMPQGYQYPTMDQLAGMLPSVVQHFGFKSIVGIGVGAGAYILAKFALIFPDLVEGLVLLNIDPNGKGWIDWAATKLSGLTSTLPDTVLAHLFSQEELMSNTEVVQTYRQQINNTINQFNLQLFWNMYNSRRDLEMNRSGSVLNAKTLRCPVMLVVGDNAPAEEGVVECNSKLDPTNTTFLKMADSGGMPQITQPGKLTEAFKYFLQGMGYMPSASMTRLVRSRTASLTSGGSVDGSRNRACTHSDSTEGVGQVSHTMEVSC from the exons ATGCCGGAGTGCTGGGATGGG gAACATGACATTGAAACCCCTTATGGGATGTTGCATGTGGTGATCCGCGGGGCTCCCAAGGGAAACAAGCCAGCTATCCTGACCTACCATGATGTTGGGCTCAACC ACAAGCTGTGCTTCAACACCTTCTTCCACAATGAAGACATGCAGGAGATCACTAAGCATTTTGTGGTGTGCCACGTAGATGCCCCTGGCCAGCACATTGGTGCCCCTCAGATGCCACAAGG GTATCAGTATCCCACCATGGATCAGCTAGCTGGGATGCTTCCTAGTGTGGTGCAACACTTCGG CTTCAAGAGCATTGTTGGAATTGGAGTGGGGGCTGGTGCCTACATCCTAGCCAAATTTGCG CTGATTTTCCCTGATCTTGTGGAGGGTCTGGTTCTACTCAACATTGACCCCAATGGGAAAGGATGGATCGACTGGGCCGCCACAAAATTGTCAGGACTCACCAGTACTTTACCAGACACTGTCCTGGCCCACCTCTTCAGCCAG GAAGAGCTTATGAGCAACACAGAAGTGGTCCAGACTTACCGCCAACAGATCAACAACACCATCAACCAATTCAACCTGCAGCTCTTCTGGAACATGTACAACAG cCGCAGGGATTTGGAAATGAACCGCAGTGGCTCTGTGCTAAATGCTAAGACCCTGAG GTGCCcagtcatgctggtcgtaggtgaCAATGCTCCAGCTGAGGAAGGCGTG GTTGAGTGCAACTCTAAACTGGATCCAACCAACACCACATTCCTAAAG atGGCTGATTCCGGTGGAATGCCTCAGATTACACAG CCTGGAAAACTCACAGAGGCGTTCAAGTACTTCCTGCAGGGAATGGGTTACA TGCCTTCGGCCAGTATGACCCGTCTTGTTCGCTCGCGAACGGCCTCTCTGACCAGCGGCGGCTCTGTGGATGGTTCTCGTAACCGCGCATGCACACACTCAGACAGCACTGAGGGCGTCGGGCAGGTCAGCCACACCATGGAAGTGTCCTGCTGA
- the LOC113043041 gene encoding protein NDRG4 isoform X7, whose protein sequence is MPECWDGEHDIETPYGMLHVVIRGAPKGNKPAILTYHDVGLNHKLCFNTFFHNEDMQEITKHFVVCHVDAPGQHIGAPQMPQGYQYPTMDQLAGMLPSVVQHFGFKSIVGIGVGAGAYILAKFALIFPDLVEGLVLLNIDPNGKGWIDWAATKLSGLTSTLPDTVLAHLFSQEELMSNTEVVQTYRQQINNTINQFNLQLFWNMYNSRRDLEMNRSGSVLNAKTLRCPVMLVVGDNAPAEEGVVECNSKLDPTNTTFLKMADSGGMPQITQPGKLTEAFKYFLQGMGYIAYMKDRRMSGGPVPSASMTRLVRSRTASLTSGGSVDGSRNRACTHSDSTEGVGQVSHTMEVSC, encoded by the exons ATGCCGGAGTGCTGGGATGGG gAACATGACATTGAAACCCCTTATGGGATGTTGCATGTGGTGATCCGCGGGGCTCCCAAGGGAAACAAGCCAGCTATCCTGACCTACCATGATGTTGGGCTCAACC ACAAGCTGTGCTTCAACACCTTCTTCCACAATGAAGACATGCAGGAGATCACTAAGCATTTTGTGGTGTGCCACGTAGATGCCCCTGGCCAGCACATTGGTGCCCCTCAGATGCCACAAGG GTATCAGTATCCCACCATGGATCAGCTAGCTGGGATGCTTCCTAGTGTGGTGCAACACTTCGG CTTCAAGAGCATTGTTGGAATTGGAGTGGGGGCTGGTGCCTACATCCTAGCCAAATTTGCG CTGATTTTCCCTGATCTTGTGGAGGGTCTGGTTCTACTCAACATTGACCCCAATGGGAAAGGATGGATCGACTGGGCCGCCACAAAATTGTCAGGACTCACCAGTACTTTACCAGACACTGTCCTGGCCCACCTCTTCAGCCAG GAAGAGCTTATGAGCAACACAGAAGTGGTCCAGACTTACCGCCAACAGATCAACAACACCATCAACCAATTCAACCTGCAGCTCTTCTGGAACATGTACAACAG cCGCAGGGATTTGGAAATGAACCGCAGTGGCTCTGTGCTAAATGCTAAGACCCTGAG GTGCCcagtcatgctggtcgtaggtgaCAATGCTCCAGCTGAGGAAGGCGTG GTTGAGTGCAACTCTAAACTGGATCCAACCAACACCACATTCCTAAAG atGGCTGATTCCGGTGGAATGCCTCAGATTACACAG CCTGGAAAACTCACAGAGGCGTTCAAGTACTTCCTGCAGGGAATGGGTTACA TTGCTTATATGAAGGATCGGAGAATGAGTGGGGGGCCAG TGCCTTCGGCCAGTATGACCCGTCTTGTTCGCTCGCGAACGGCCTCTCTGACCAGCGGCGGCTCTGTGGATGGTTCTCGTAACCGCGCATGCACACACTCAGACAGCACTGAGGGCGTCGGGCAGGTCAGCCACACCATGGAAGTGTCCTGCTGA
- the LOC113043041 gene encoding protein NDRG4 isoform X6 — MAGMKDQQFTEEKPLLPESRGQETEMENCETFVAEGDWKEHDIETPYGMLHVVIRGAPKGNKPAILTYHDVGLNHKLCFNTFFHNEDMQEITKHFVVCHVDAPGQHIGAPQMPQGYQYPTMDQLAGMLPSVVQHFGFKSIVGIGVGAGAYILAKFALIFPDLVEGLVLLNIDPNGKGWIDWAATKLSGLTSTLPDTVLAHLFSQEELMSNTEVVQTYRQQINNTINQFNLQLFWNMYNSRRDLEMNRSGSVLNAKTLRCPVMLVVGDNAPAEEGVVECNSKLDPTNTTFLKMADSGGMPQITQPGKLTEAFKYFLQGMGYIAYMKDRRMSGGPVPSASMTRLVRSRTASLTSGGSVDGSRNRACTHSDSTEGVGQVSHTMEVSC, encoded by the exons ATGGCTGGCATGAAGGATCAGCAGTTCACTGAAGAGAAACCGCTACTGCCAGAATCCAGGGGACAGGAAACAGagatg GAAAACTGTGAGACCTTTGTGGCAGAAGGAGACTGGAAg gAACATGACATTGAAACCCCTTATGGGATGTTGCATGTGGTGATCCGCGGGGCTCCCAAGGGAAACAAGCCAGCTATCCTGACCTACCATGATGTTGGGCTCAACC ACAAGCTGTGCTTCAACACCTTCTTCCACAATGAAGACATGCAGGAGATCACTAAGCATTTTGTGGTGTGCCACGTAGATGCCCCTGGCCAGCACATTGGTGCCCCTCAGATGCCACAAGG GTATCAGTATCCCACCATGGATCAGCTAGCTGGGATGCTTCCTAGTGTGGTGCAACACTTCGG CTTCAAGAGCATTGTTGGAATTGGAGTGGGGGCTGGTGCCTACATCCTAGCCAAATTTGCG CTGATTTTCCCTGATCTTGTGGAGGGTCTGGTTCTACTCAACATTGACCCCAATGGGAAAGGATGGATCGACTGGGCCGCCACAAAATTGTCAGGACTCACCAGTACTTTACCAGACACTGTCCTGGCCCACCTCTTCAGCCAG GAAGAGCTTATGAGCAACACAGAAGTGGTCCAGACTTACCGCCAACAGATCAACAACACCATCAACCAATTCAACCTGCAGCTCTTCTGGAACATGTACAACAG cCGCAGGGATTTGGAAATGAACCGCAGTGGCTCTGTGCTAAATGCTAAGACCCTGAG GTGCCcagtcatgctggtcgtaggtgaCAATGCTCCAGCTGAGGAAGGCGTG GTTGAGTGCAACTCTAAACTGGATCCAACCAACACCACATTCCTAAAG atGGCTGATTCCGGTGGAATGCCTCAGATTACACAG CCTGGAAAACTCACAGAGGCGTTCAAGTACTTCCTGCAGGGAATGGGTTACA TTGCTTATATGAAGGATCGGAGAATGAGTGGGGGGCCAG TGCCTTCGGCCAGTATGACCCGTCTTGTTCGCTCGCGAACGGCCTCTCTGACCAGCGGCGGCTCTGTGGATGGTTCTCGTAACCGCGCATGCACACACTCAGACAGCACTGAGGGCGTCGGGCAGGTCAGCCACACCATGGAAGTGTCCTGCTGA
- the LOC113043041 gene encoding protein NDRG4-B isoform X5: MGPGLFWNFPSKTSCTVPQSLLQTMLLSRMAGMKDQQFTEEKPLLPESRGQETEMENCETFVAEGDWKEHDIETPYGMLHVVIRGAPKGNKPAILTYHDVGLNHKLCFNTFFHNEDMQEITKHFVVCHVDAPGQHIGAPQMPQGYQYPTMDQLAGMLPSVVQHFGFKSIVGIGVGAGAYILAKFALIFPDLVEGLVLLNIDPNGKGWIDWAATKLSGLTSTLPDTVLAHLFSQEELMSNTEVVQTYRQQINNTINQFNLQLFWNMYNSRRDLEMNRSGSVLNAKTLRCPVMLVVGDNAPAEEGVVECNSKLDPTNTTFLKMADSGGMPQITQPGKLTEAFKYFLQGMGYMPSASMTRLVRSRTASLTSGGSVDGSRNRACTHSDSTEGVGQVSHTMEVSC; this comes from the exons GTTGCTCTCCAGGATGGCTGGCATGAAGGATCAGCAGTTCACTGAAGAGAAACCGCTACTGCCAGAATCCAGGGGACAGGAAACAGagatg GAAAACTGTGAGACCTTTGTGGCAGAAGGAGACTGGAAg gAACATGACATTGAAACCCCTTATGGGATGTTGCATGTGGTGATCCGCGGGGCTCCCAAGGGAAACAAGCCAGCTATCCTGACCTACCATGATGTTGGGCTCAACC ACAAGCTGTGCTTCAACACCTTCTTCCACAATGAAGACATGCAGGAGATCACTAAGCATTTTGTGGTGTGCCACGTAGATGCCCCTGGCCAGCACATTGGTGCCCCTCAGATGCCACAAGG GTATCAGTATCCCACCATGGATCAGCTAGCTGGGATGCTTCCTAGTGTGGTGCAACACTTCGG CTTCAAGAGCATTGTTGGAATTGGAGTGGGGGCTGGTGCCTACATCCTAGCCAAATTTGCG CTGATTTTCCCTGATCTTGTGGAGGGTCTGGTTCTACTCAACATTGACCCCAATGGGAAAGGATGGATCGACTGGGCCGCCACAAAATTGTCAGGACTCACCAGTACTTTACCAGACACTGTCCTGGCCCACCTCTTCAGCCAG GAAGAGCTTATGAGCAACACAGAAGTGGTCCAGACTTACCGCCAACAGATCAACAACACCATCAACCAATTCAACCTGCAGCTCTTCTGGAACATGTACAACAG cCGCAGGGATTTGGAAATGAACCGCAGTGGCTCTGTGCTAAATGCTAAGACCCTGAG GTGCCcagtcatgctggtcgtaggtgaCAATGCTCCAGCTGAGGAAGGCGTG GTTGAGTGCAACTCTAAACTGGATCCAACCAACACCACATTCCTAAAG atGGCTGATTCCGGTGGAATGCCTCAGATTACACAG CCTGGAAAACTCACAGAGGCGTTCAAGTACTTCCTGCAGGGAATGGGTTACA TGCCTTCGGCCAGTATGACCCGTCTTGTTCGCTCGCGAACGGCCTCTCTGACCAGCGGCGGCTCTGTGGATGGTTCTCGTAACCGCGCATGCACACACTCAGACAGCACTGAGGGCGTCGGGCAGGTCAGCCACACCATGGAAGTGTCCTGCTGA
- the LOC113043041 gene encoding protein NDRG4 isoform X1 codes for MGPGLFWNFPSKTSCTVPQSLLQTMLLSRMAGMKDQQFTEEKPLLPESRGQETEMAKGQCVHALPCATPSPPTARPPKRWHAIAQHWLGLTRRRTSGYFPENCETFVAEGDWKEHDIETPYGMLHVVIRGAPKGNKPAILTYHDVGLNHKLCFNTFFHNEDMQEITKHFVVCHVDAPGQHIGAPQMPQGYQYPTMDQLAGMLPSVVQHFGFKSIVGIGVGAGAYILAKFALIFPDLVEGLVLLNIDPNGKGWIDWAATKLSGLTSTLPDTVLAHLFSQEELMSNTEVVQTYRQQINNTINQFNLQLFWNMYNSRRDLEMNRSGSVLNAKTLRCPVMLVVGDNAPAEEGVVECNSKLDPTNTTFLKMADSGGMPQITQPGKLTEAFKYFLQGMGYIAYMKDRRMSGGPVPSASMTRLVRSRTASLTSGGSVDGSRNRACTHSDSTEGVGQVSHTMEVSC; via the exons GTTGCTCTCCAGGATGGCTGGCATGAAGGATCAGCAGTTCACTGAAGAGAAACCGCTACTGCCAGAATCCAGGGGACAGGAAACAGagatg GCCAAAGGACAGTGTGTGCACGCGCTGCCCTGTGCTACACCCTCCCCCCCCACGGCTCGCCCCCCAAAACGCTGGCATGCCATCGCTCAACACTGGCTCGGCCTGACGCGCCGTCGGACCAGCGGGTACTTCCCG GAAAACTGTGAGACCTTTGTGGCAGAAGGAGACTGGAAg gAACATGACATTGAAACCCCTTATGGGATGTTGCATGTGGTGATCCGCGGGGCTCCCAAGGGAAACAAGCCAGCTATCCTGACCTACCATGATGTTGGGCTCAACC ACAAGCTGTGCTTCAACACCTTCTTCCACAATGAAGACATGCAGGAGATCACTAAGCATTTTGTGGTGTGCCACGTAGATGCCCCTGGCCAGCACATTGGTGCCCCTCAGATGCCACAAGG GTATCAGTATCCCACCATGGATCAGCTAGCTGGGATGCTTCCTAGTGTGGTGCAACACTTCGG CTTCAAGAGCATTGTTGGAATTGGAGTGGGGGCTGGTGCCTACATCCTAGCCAAATTTGCG CTGATTTTCCCTGATCTTGTGGAGGGTCTGGTTCTACTCAACATTGACCCCAATGGGAAAGGATGGATCGACTGGGCCGCCACAAAATTGTCAGGACTCACCAGTACTTTACCAGACACTGTCCTGGCCCACCTCTTCAGCCAG GAAGAGCTTATGAGCAACACAGAAGTGGTCCAGACTTACCGCCAACAGATCAACAACACCATCAACCAATTCAACCTGCAGCTCTTCTGGAACATGTACAACAG cCGCAGGGATTTGGAAATGAACCGCAGTGGCTCTGTGCTAAATGCTAAGACCCTGAG GTGCCcagtcatgctggtcgtaggtgaCAATGCTCCAGCTGAGGAAGGCGTG GTTGAGTGCAACTCTAAACTGGATCCAACCAACACCACATTCCTAAAG atGGCTGATTCCGGTGGAATGCCTCAGATTACACAG CCTGGAAAACTCACAGAGGCGTTCAAGTACTTCCTGCAGGGAATGGGTTACA TTGCTTATATGAAGGATCGGAGAATGAGTGGGGGGCCAG TGCCTTCGGCCAGTATGACCCGTCTTGTTCGCTCGCGAACGGCCTCTCTGACCAGCGGCGGCTCTGTGGATGGTTCTCGTAACCGCGCATGCACACACTCAGACAGCACTGAGGGCGTCGGGCAGGTCAGCCACACCATGGAAGTGTCCTGCTGA